A single Lancefieldella parvula DSM 20469 DNA region contains:
- a CDS encoding helix-turn-helix transcriptional regulator, which yields MLKQGILGLLNYGDMTGYEIKTIFQQSLNYFWTAQTSQIYRELQSLEKVGWVTSTHVTQKGKPDKKVFSITKDGKEELQRWLREDLQSSVLRIPLLMQTFFRGECSYEENLAFFRRIADNASSFPDGRELAVSAVDAYAAQMGAPEKALFWKFTIEYGKMHDEMLKAWSEKCIKELEEQHECTSH from the coding sequence ATGCTTAAGCAGGGAATCCTTGGTCTCTTAAATTACGGCGATATGACTGGTTATGAGATTAAAACTATCTTTCAACAGTCACTTAACTATTTTTGGACTGCTCAGACAAGTCAGATTTATAGAGAGCTCCAGTCGCTTGAAAAAGTCGGCTGGGTTACCTCGACACATGTCACCCAAAAAGGAAAGCCCGACAAGAAGGTTTTCTCGATAACTAAAGATGGTAAAGAAGAGCTGCAGAGGTGGCTTAGAGAAGATTTGCAATCCTCGGTGCTGCGCATTCCGCTTTTGATGCAGACATTTTTTAGAGGTGAGTGCTCCTATGAAGAGAACCTTGCGTTCTTTAGACGGATTGCAGATAACGCCTCGTCATTTCCTGACGGGCGAGAGCTGGCAGTTAGTGCAGTAGATGCGTATGCAGCTCAAATGGGCGCCCCAGAAAAGGCACTGTTCTGGAAATTTACTATCGAGTACGGCAAGATGCACGATGAAATGCTTAAGGCG
- a CDS encoding MBL fold metallo-hydrolase, with protein MSRNATRFQKVLMSWVYRGKEIFKPLNTGTIDEHVACIREYVANIFFYTKNSTTIMIDAGYNYDYLQEKMVWLGIDPQDIQHILITHQDTDHVGAIEADSNQLFSHARVYIGDIENRYLTGEVRRRVMNGWYKVPKVTIPNKKKLLHDGEVFEIGGIKIETILVPGHTWGHVVYLIDDEYLFTGDTIWFGADGGYSFINKLAEDNQLAVESLAKLEKILRQRELNPKIFTAHTGWADSLDFAFAHTDEVCNANKPVKVHDPKAPYDAYDERDDTRENAVSIPLLPCNR; from the coding sequence GTGTCAAGGAATGCTACAAGATTTCAAAAAGTGCTGATGTCTTGGGTTTATCGCGGTAAAGAAATTTTTAAACCCCTTAACACTGGTACTATTGATGAGCATGTTGCTTGCATTAGAGAGTACGTTGCTAATATCTTCTTTTATACAAAAAATAGTACAACCATAATGATTGATGCAGGATATAACTATGATTATCTGCAAGAAAAGATGGTTTGGCTGGGAATAGATCCTCAGGATATTCAACACATTTTAATTACTCATCAAGATACTGATCATGTTGGTGCTATTGAAGCTGATAGTAATCAGCTGTTTAGTCATGCTCGGGTTTATATTGGTGATATTGAAAATAGATATTTAACAGGAGAAGTCCGTAGAAGAGTAATGAATGGCTGGTATAAAGTACCAAAAGTGACTATTCCAAACAAAAAGAAACTTTTGCATGATGGAGAAGTTTTTGAAATTGGTGGCATAAAAATTGAAACTATCTTAGTACCCGGTCATACGTGGGGTCATGTGGTGTACTTGATTGATGATGAGTATTTATTCACCGGTGATACTATCTGGTTTGGCGCAGATGGCGGCTATAGTTTTATTAACAAGCTTGCAGAAGATAATCAACTTGCTGTTGAATCGCTTGCAAAACTAGAAAAAATTCTACGCCAGAGAGAGCTCAATCCTAAAATTTTTACTGCTCACACAGGCTGGGCAGATAGTCTTGATTTTGCCTTTGCTCATACTGACGAGGTCTGTAACGCAAATAAACCTGTCAAGGTTCACGACCCCAAGGCTCCCTACGACGCATATGATGAGCGTGATGACACTCGTGAAAATGCGGTTAGCATACCGCTTCTTCCATGTAATCGATAG
- a CDS encoding class I SAM-dependent methyltransferase, producing the protein MKPDYKNWFPKGMVYGFFSGTAVCLAFLFIVLFVDFIPMKSFQTMLVLVFGVLSVIMIVISIWGFKMHQAFSYDGKRQMSRQIIEGIASYITIPAGGRGLDVGCGSGALAIAVAKKNPDAMVVGIDRWGKEYASFSKTLCENNAKAESVTNTSFFPGDAVNLNFEDESFDAVFSNYVYHNIPSSNRQEILLETLRTLKKGGVFAIHDIFSQNKYGDMHAFLVTLKSMGYESVELIDTTEGMFMTPKEANWMMLSGSALLVGRK; encoded by the coding sequence ATGAAGCCCGATTATAAGAACTGGTTTCCAAAGGGAATGGTATATGGGTTCTTTTCCGGAACTGCTGTTTGCCTAGCTTTTCTTTTTATAGTGCTGTTTGTTGACTTTATTCCTATGAAGTCCTTTCAGACTATGCTTGTTCTAGTTTTTGGTGTCCTCTCTGTGATTATGATTGTAATAAGTATCTGGGGATTTAAGATGCACCAGGCCTTCTCATACGATGGTAAGCGTCAGATGTCTCGACAGATTATTGAAGGAATAGCTAGCTACATTACTATTCCAGCAGGAGGTAGAGGACTGGATGTTGGATGCGGCAGCGGAGCTCTTGCCATCGCTGTTGCAAAGAAAAATCCAGATGCGATGGTTGTTGGTATTGATCGTTGGGGCAAAGAGTACGCCTCGTTTAGCAAAACACTTTGCGAGAATAACGCAAAAGCGGAAAGCGTTACAAATACAAGCTTCTTTCCTGGTGATGCTGTGAATTTGAATTTTGAAGACGAATCTTTTGATGCTGTTTTTAGCAATTATGTTTATCACAACATCCCTAGCAGCAATCGTCAAGAAATCCTATTAGAGACACTGCGCACGCTTAAAAAGGGTGGCGTATTTGCTATTCACGATATTTTTTCTCAGAATAAATATGGAGATATGCATGCGTTTCTAGTTACGTTAAAGTCTATGGGCTATGAAAGCGTAGAGCTTATTGATACTACCGAGGGTATGTTTATGACTCCAAAAGAAGCTAATTGGATGATGCTCTCTGGATCAGCGTTACTTGTGGGAAGAAAATAG
- a CDS encoding YoaK family protein, which translates to MKHALQMSDSVEVAAFLAFSGGVMDAYSYLVRGGVFANAQTGNLLLLGINLTSGSFEKCLKYALPVLAFAIGIALSYAIRAIAREEHLHWRQLAVIVEIALLSVVSLLPTDMNLLANSLTSLACGIQVQAFRKLHGHAFATTMCIGNLRGGTQEIAAYMHTHEPVHIEISLLYFGTIFCFVFGAVIGNLLIPLMGTHMIWLSPAALLVVILVMFIDREKQVLKAHGKSVK; encoded by the coding sequence TTGAAGCACGCACTACAAATGTCAGATTCGGTAGAAGTTGCTGCATTTTTAGCCTTCTCGGGCGGAGTTATGGATGCTTATTCCTACCTGGTGCGCGGCGGCGTTTTTGCTAATGCTCAGACAGGAAATTTGCTGCTATTGGGCATTAATTTGACCAGCGGATCGTTTGAAAAATGTCTCAAATACGCTCTGCCAGTTTTGGCATTTGCCATAGGTATTGCGCTTTCGTACGCTATTCGGGCTATTGCGCGAGAAGAACATCTGCACTGGAGACAGCTGGCGGTTATTGTAGAGATTGCGCTCTTAAGCGTTGTTTCTCTGCTTCCAACAGACATGAACCTGCTGGCAAATAGCCTGACTTCGCTTGCGTGTGGCATTCAAGTTCAGGCGTTTAGAAAGCTGCATGGACATGCGTTTGCTACTACTATGTGTATTGGTAACCTTCGTGGTGGAACGCAAGAAATAGCAGCATATATGCACACGCATGAGCCTGTACATATTGAGATTTCACTACTTTATTTTGGAACTATTTTCTGTTTTGTATTTGGTGCAGTAATAGGTAACTTACTCATTCCGCTTATGGGCACTCACATGATTTGGCTTTCACCTGCGGCGCTCTTGGTAGTTATTCTGGTCATGTTTATTGATCGCGAGAAACAAGTTCTAAAAGCTCATGGTAAATCTGTAAAGTAA
- a CDS encoding rubredoxin-like domain-containing protein, whose protein sequence is MAEKTYKFVCTVCGYEVEVDTPELPEDYVCPVCGVGPEMFELVEE, encoded by the coding sequence ATGGCAGAGAAAACTTACAAGTTTGTTTGCACCGTTTGTGGCTATGAGGTTGAGGTTGACACTCCAGAGCTTCCTGAGGACTATGTTTGCCCAGTTTGTGGTGTTGGTCCTGAGATGTTTGAGCTCGTCGAGGAGTAA
- the smpB gene encoding SsrA-binding protein SmpB, with translation MAENQVKQQGKKSIARNRSARHEYEIGETFECGLVLTGTEVKSLRERGCQLTDTFCLIRDGEAWIHGMHLHPYTNGGVWNVDPDRKRKLLLHRRQIDYLDGKLRQKGLALVPLEIYFDEHNRVKLLIALSQGKKLYDKRASAAKRDSDREIQRALKERSRY, from the coding sequence ATGGCCGAAAACCAGGTGAAACAACAAGGCAAGAAGTCGATTGCGCGCAATCGCTCTGCTCGCCATGAGTACGAGATTGGCGAGACCTTTGAGTGCGGTCTGGTGCTTACTGGTACCGAGGTCAAGAGTTTGCGTGAGCGTGGTTGCCAGTTAACCGATACGTTTTGTCTCATTCGTGACGGTGAGGCATGGATTCACGGTATGCATTTACACCCGTACACAAATGGCGGCGTATGGAACGTTGATCCAGATAGAAAGCGTAAACTGCTGCTTCACCGCAGGCAGATTGATTATCTTGATGGAAAGCTACGCCAGAAAGGTCTGGCACTGGTTCCGCTTGAAATCTATTTTGACGAGCATAACCGCGTTAAGCTGTTGATTGCGCTTTCACAGGGTAAAAAACTCTACGACAAGCGTGCGTCTGCAGCTAAACGTGATTCTGACCGCGAGATTCAACGAGCCCTTAAGGAGCGTAGTCGCTACTAG
- a CDS encoding tetratricopeptide repeat protein, protein MALSALSDELTRAEGMMMQDQNEEALELLIRLAEDAEEYVDCNCQTTDEVQYFAFPTLFDRLAYRRVENDPRKLEDVNEPFDRLYGDLAMAYVRTGDYENAMTALKTAIRWNPMNCGFRLDLADLFKIAGDIREHMALTFGVFERASEARHLTRAFLNFASWFEAQGRLEQAAACLRAARRLEVKDSTLEAALDQAKGTPKDPDGLTDEEANDLLETEGLPTGANAEIAVCLLMCAQDCAAMGDRATATEMTIRARDLVGEQAALALLQLVRDAAISEGFTAGGNPVSDDASCNTSGEKTDATETTDGEGK, encoded by the coding sequence ATGGCACTTTCGGCACTTTCAGATGAGCTGACACGCGCTGAAGGCATGATGATGCAAGATCAGAACGAGGAGGCGCTTGAACTGCTGATTCGTTTGGCTGAAGACGCTGAGGAGTATGTAGATTGCAACTGCCAAACCACAGATGAAGTGCAGTATTTTGCGTTCCCAACGCTCTTTGATCGCTTGGCATATAGACGCGTGGAAAATGATCCTCGCAAGCTTGAGGACGTTAATGAGCCGTTTGATCGTCTGTACGGAGATCTTGCTATGGCATACGTACGAACCGGCGATTACGAAAACGCCATGACCGCTCTGAAGACTGCCATTCGGTGGAATCCAATGAACTGTGGATTTAGGCTTGATTTGGCTGATCTGTTTAAGATTGCAGGAGATATTCGTGAGCACATGGCTTTGACGTTTGGTGTTTTTGAGCGCGCAAGCGAGGCAAGGCATCTAACTAGGGCGTTTTTAAACTTTGCTTCATGGTTTGAGGCTCAGGGTAGGCTTGAGCAGGCTGCAGCATGTCTGAGAGCCGCTCGTCGCCTTGAGGTTAAAGATAGTACTCTTGAGGCTGCACTTGACCAGGCCAAAGGTACCCCCAAGGACCCTGATGGTCTTACCGATGAAGAAGCAAATGATCTACTTGAGACAGAGGGTCTACCAACAGGCGCTAATGCAGAGATTGCGGTTTGCCTGCTTATGTGTGCGCAGGATTGTGCTGCTATGGGGGACAGAGCTACCGCAACTGAGATGACCATTCGTGCGCGCGATCTTGTAGGCGAGCAAGCGGCTCTTGCGCTTTTGCAGCTTGTTCGTGACGCTGCTATCTCCGAGGGCTTCACCGCAGGCGGTAATCCCGTATCTGATGACGCGTCTTGTAATACATCTGGCGAGAAAACCGATGCAACAGAAACCACAGACGGGGAAGGCAAGTAA
- the rnr gene encoding ribonuclease R, which produces MARKRIHKGNRRQGRAKVSKRPSTLLTGTLSLSRPGVATVSTPEGMYALAKHGIHEAMHGDEVQVSLVSAKGKAPLANVRFVLTRATQTFLGIYHDAGPLGAVVPLDSRIQRDFFVLPEDPSVGRHYVFEGDVVVARITEYPTRKSAAVVTIERRVGSAEDLDMNVEATIASYGLATEFPIKALRQAEKISVDADKALAEDASRHDLREELCITVDPADAKDFDDAVGARKLEDGSFELWVHIADVAHYVKWDSPIDLEARMRTCSAYLVDRVLPMLPEKLCNDVCSLRPAEDRLAMSVKMKLSSSGKILGATAMNSVIRSRARLSYDQVDSYLQGDVSALDSAVSREDAGAIKEMIDVLNQIRALREEIREKRGSVDFESVETRVVLDENNKPVGVSVRERTQATGLIEEAMLAANESVAHMLSQHDLESAYRVHEQPSPESLKLAITPLVAMGALEPDVASRIAIGDQTALQEALESVHGTRYSRVVNAQLLRAQKRAIYLPTNQGHFALGADAYCHFTSPIRRYPDVIVHRTLKRLLCGQTAARAELSALADICSTCSEQERKADAAARATQKIKLAEYYQSRLGEETWGTIDGCERFGLFITLDDTYADGLLTVRDLGHEWYVYDQETLALIGESTGKTYRIGGRVRVKISGVNVARGQIDLALVE; this is translated from the coding sequence TTGGCTAGAAAACGCATACATAAAGGAAATCGCCGTCAGGGACGTGCAAAAGTCTCAAAGCGACCATCAACGCTGCTTACAGGTACGTTGAGCCTTTCTCGCCCAGGAGTTGCTACCGTAAGCACCCCTGAGGGAATGTATGCGCTGGCAAAGCACGGTATTCATGAAGCTATGCACGGAGATGAGGTTCAGGTTTCGCTTGTCTCGGCAAAGGGAAAGGCTCCTCTGGCAAACGTGCGCTTTGTGCTTACGCGTGCTACTCAGACGTTTTTGGGCATCTACCATGACGCCGGACCACTTGGCGCCGTGGTGCCGCTGGATAGTCGCATTCAGCGAGATTTCTTTGTACTCCCTGAAGATCCTTCTGTTGGACGTCATTATGTTTTTGAAGGTGACGTGGTTGTTGCACGTATTACTGAGTACCCAACACGCAAAAGTGCTGCTGTGGTTACTATTGAGCGTCGTGTGGGATCTGCCGAAGATTTGGACATGAACGTTGAGGCCACTATCGCTTCATATGGTTTGGCAACAGAATTTCCCATTAAGGCACTCAGACAAGCTGAAAAAATCTCTGTTGACGCAGATAAAGCTCTTGCAGAGGACGCTTCAAGACACGATTTGCGAGAAGAGCTGTGCATTACCGTAGATCCTGCGGATGCTAAAGACTTTGATGACGCTGTTGGCGCGCGCAAGCTTGAAGATGGCAGCTTTGAGCTCTGGGTTCATATTGCAGATGTGGCACACTACGTGAAATGGGATTCTCCCATTGACCTGGAAGCTCGCATGCGCACCTGCTCGGCATATTTAGTTGACCGCGTGCTGCCCATGCTGCCAGAAAAGCTCTGTAACGACGTATGCTCTCTGCGACCAGCTGAAGACAGGCTGGCCATGTCGGTAAAGATGAAATTGAGTAGCTCAGGAAAGATTCTTGGCGCAACCGCTATGAATTCTGTCATTCGTTCAAGGGCAAGGCTTAGCTACGACCAGGTAGATAGCTATCTTCAAGGAGATGTCTCGGCACTTGACTCCGCCGTGTCTAGAGAAGACGCTGGTGCGATCAAAGAAATGATCGACGTGCTCAATCAAATCAGAGCACTGAGAGAAGAAATTCGCGAGAAACGCGGCTCAGTAGATTTTGAGAGCGTGGAGACTCGCGTGGTACTTGATGAGAATAACAAGCCTGTTGGCGTGTCGGTGCGAGAGCGCACTCAGGCAACAGGTCTTATCGAGGAGGCAATGCTTGCAGCTAACGAAAGCGTTGCTCACATGCTCAGTCAGCATGACCTAGAGTCAGCGTATCGCGTACATGAGCAGCCTTCTCCAGAGTCACTTAAGCTTGCGATTACTCCGCTTGTGGCGATGGGCGCTCTTGAGCCAGATGTTGCGTCTCGTATTGCTATTGGTGATCAAACAGCATTGCAAGAAGCACTGGAGTCAGTTCATGGCACACGTTATTCTCGCGTGGTAAATGCGCAGCTGCTCAGGGCTCAAAAACGAGCCATCTATCTGCCTACAAACCAGGGACACTTTGCCTTGGGAGCAGATGCGTACTGTCACTTTACTTCACCAATTAGGCGCTATCCTGACGTGATAGTACACCGCACATTGAAACGATTGCTTTGCGGTCAGACAGCAGCTCGCGCGGAGCTGAGTGCGCTAGCGGATATCTGCAGCACGTGTTCTGAGCAGGAGCGTAAGGCAGACGCGGCAGCTCGTGCTACGCAAAAGATTAAGCTGGCTGAGTACTATCAGAGCCGTCTGGGAGAAGAGACATGGGGCACCATTGACGGCTGCGAGCGTTTTGGTCTGTTCATTACGTTAGATGATACCTACGCCGATGGGCTTCTCACCGTTAGGGATTTGGGCCACGAATGGTACGTGTATGATCAGGAGACGTTGGCGTTGATAGGGGAATCAACGGGTAAAACATACCGCATTGGTGGACGTGTACGCGTGAAAATTTCTGGCGTAAATGTGGCTCGTGGTCAGATTGATTTGGCACTTGTGGAATAA
- a CDS encoding metal-dependent hydrolase family protein yields MSKIAFVGGKLVDGTGAAPVEDSLVLVDDKKIAYAGPRTEVPEGYEVRDIQGRTIMPGLIDTHLHFSGNLTDNDNDWVIESVAQKQACAVKQSWDALSHGLTTVCEIGRNGIAIRDLVNMGVMEGPRIYATGLGFCRVAGHGDCHQLPQEISKNGHPWGDQVDGPWDLRKAVRRRLRENPDAIKIWATGGGIWHWDSGRDQHYCYEEIKAVCDEAAMVGIPVWSHSYNSFSAAYDSVRCGCEQMIHGFELDAKTLDLMCEQGTFFTPTIGFLPTWYGTYPPEWTPELDAFPGDTVVEKGLNRTYENLRNANERGVTLTIGSDSFSFVTPYGWVTIDEMYDFVEKAGVTILETIKAATLNGAKMVHHEDEFGSLEAGKLADLLVVKGDVATNIRDLTPDNMEVIMKEGSEVIRGTF; encoded by the coding sequence ATGAGTAAGATTGCTTTTGTAGGCGGAAAGCTCGTTGACGGCACTGGCGCCGCTCCTGTTGAGGATTCTCTTGTTCTCGTAGACGACAAGAAGATCGCTTATGCTGGTCCTCGTACTGAGGTTCCAGAGGGCTATGAGGTCCGTGACATTCAGGGCCGTACCATTATGCCAGGTCTTATCGATACCCACCTGCACTTCTCCGGCAACCTGACCGACAACGATAACGACTGGGTTATCGAGTCTGTTGCTCAGAAGCAGGCATGCGCAGTCAAGCAGTCCTGGGACGCTCTCTCCCACGGTCTTACCACCGTCTGCGAGATTGGCCGCAATGGTATCGCAATTCGTGACCTCGTTAACATGGGTGTCATGGAAGGCCCACGTATTTACGCTACCGGCCTTGGCTTCTGCCGCGTTGCTGGTCATGGTGACTGCCACCAGCTCCCACAGGAGATTTCCAAAAATGGTCATCCATGGGGCGACCAGGTAGATGGTCCTTGGGATCTTCGTAAGGCAGTTCGTCGTCGCCTTCGTGAGAACCCAGACGCAATTAAGATTTGGGCTACCGGTGGCGGAATTTGGCACTGGGACTCCGGTCGAGATCAGCACTACTGCTACGAGGAGATCAAGGCAGTTTGCGACGAGGCAGCAATGGTTGGCATTCCTGTTTGGTCACACTCCTATAACAGCTTCTCCGCAGCTTATGACTCCGTCCGTTGCGGCTGCGAGCAGATGATTCACGGCTTCGAGCTTGATGCAAAGACTCTTGATCTTATGTGCGAGCAGGGCACCTTCTTCACTCCTACCATCGGCTTCCTGCCAACTTGGTACGGAACTTATCCACCAGAGTGGACTCCAGAGCTTGACGCATTCCCAGGTGATACTGTTGTCGAGAAGGGCCTCAACCGTACATACGAGAACCTCCGCAACGCTAACGAGCGCGGCGTTACTCTCACCATCGGTTCCGACTCCTTCAGCTTCGTGACTCCTTACGGCTGGGTTACCATCGATGAGATGTATGACTTTGTTGAGAAGGCTGGCGTCACCATTCTTGAGACTATCAAGGCTGCTACCCTTAACGGCGCAAAGATGGTTCACCATGAGGATGAGTTTGGCTCCCTCGAGGCTGGTAAGCTTGCTGACCTCCTGGTTGTCAAGGGCGACGTTGCTACTAACATCCGCGACCTTACCCCAGATAACATGGAAGTTATCATGAAGGAAGGCAGCGAGGTTATTCGCGGCACCTTCTAA